Proteins from a genomic interval of Nasonia vitripennis strain AsymCx chromosome 3, Nvit_psr_1.1, whole genome shotgun sequence:
- the LOC100116924 gene encoding T-complex protein 1 subunit zeta, translating to MSAISLLNPKAEFARAAQALAINISAAKGIQDVMKTNLGPKGTMKMLVSGSGDIKITKDGNVLLHEMQIQHPTASLIARASTAQNDMTGDGTTSTVLLIGELLKQADVYISEGLHPRMVTEGFDLAKNKTLELLDKIRVPIEPTKDALLDVARTALKTKIHPALAEKLTEICVDAVLTIRQPKVAIDLHMVEIMEMQHRTSADTTLVKGLVLDHGSRHPDMPKKLENCYILTCNVSLEYEKSEVNSGFFYKTAEEREKLVGAEREFIDNRVKKVIELKRKVCNGTDKSFVLINQKGIDPPSLDMLAKEGIIALRRAKRRNMERLSLACGGQAMNSFDDLQEEHLGYAGLVYEHVLGENKFTFVEECKQPNSVTILLKGPNKYTLVQLKDAVYDGLRAIKNAIDDGSVIPGAGAFEVAANQALLQYKNEVKGKQRLGVQAFAEALLVIPKTLAVNSGFDSQDTIVKLQEESTTLNQAVGLDISSGEAIDPKAAGIFDNYIVKKQIINSCTVIASNLLLVDEIMRAGLSSLKG from the exons ATGTCGGCGATCAGTCTGTTGAATCCGAAGGCTGAGTTCGCCAGGGCGGCTCAGGCACTGGCCATCAACATCTCCGCGGCCAAGGGAATCCAGGATGTCATGAAGACCAACCTCGGACCCAAGGGAACCATGAAAAT GCTGGTGTCTGGATCCGGAGACATCAAAATCACCAAGGATGGCAACGTTCTTCTCCATGAAATGCAGATCCAACATCCTACAGCTTCCCTCATTGCCAGAGCATCCACAGCTCAGAACGACATGACTGGAGATGGAACAACCAGTACAGTATTGTTGATCGGAGAATTGCTGAAGCAAGCTGATGTTTACATTTCCGAGGGTCTTCACCCAAGGATGGTAACCGAAGGATTCGATCTGGCCAAGAACAAAACTCTTGAACTTTTGGACAAAATAAGGGTGCCCATTGAGCCTACCAAGGATGCACTACTCGACGTCGCAAGAACTGCATTGAAAACCAAAATCCACCCTGCATTAGCTGAGAAGCTCACAGAAATTTGCGTTGACGCGGTCCTCACTATCAGGCAGCCTAAGGTAGCCATTGACTTGCACATGGTTGAGATTATGGAGATGCAGCACAGGACATCGGCTGACACCACTCTTGTCAAAGGTCTGGTACTGGATCATGGCTCCAGGCATCCAGATATGCCAAAGAAACTTGAAAATTGTTACATTTTAACTTGTAATGTCAGTTTGGAGTATGAGAAGAGCGAG GTCAACAGTGGCTTCTTCTACAAAACAGCCGAGGAGCGCGAGAAGTTGGTAGGTGCTGAGCGCGAGTTCATTGACAACCGCGTAAAGAAAGTCATCGAGCTGAAGAGAAAAGTTTGCAATGGTACAGACAAGAGCTTTGTGCTGATCAACCAGAAGGGAATTGACCCGCCATCTCTAGATATGCTCGCCAAGGAAGGTATTATCGCTCTGAGACGTGCCAAGCGCAGGAACATGGAGAGGCTGAGTCTTGCCTGTGGTGGTCAGGCCATGAACTCATTTGACGACCTGCAGGAAGAGCATCTGGGATATGCTGGCTTGGTTTATGAGCACGTTCTG GGCGAAAACAAATTCACGTTCGTTGAGGAATGCAAACAGCCGAACTCCGTGACAATTCTTCTTAAG GGTCCCAACAAGTACACGCTCGTACAGTTGAAGGACGCCGTTTACGATGGTCTCAGAGCAATCAAAAATGCCATTGATGATGGTTCAGTTATTCCTGGTGCAGGTGCCTTTGAAGTAGCAGCTAATCAAGCTCTCCTACAATACAAAAATGAAGTAAAGGGAAAACAACGTCTTGGAGTTCAAGCTTTTGCAGAAGCTCTTCTCGTGATACCGAAAACGCTAG CTGTCAACAGTGGATTCGATTCACAAGACACAATTGTCAAGTTGCAAGAAGAGTCGACAACGTTAAATCAAGCAGTGGGATTGGATATTTCCTCTGGTGAAGCCATTGACCCCAAAGCAGCCGGTATTTTTGATAACTACATCGTTAAGAAGCAAATCATCAATTCTTG CACCGTCATCGCCAGTAACCTACTCCTTGTAGACGAAATCATGAGAGCAGGTTTATCATCGCTCAAGGGCTAA